tCCGAGTGTGGtttggaaaactgaaaactagctgttattggcagagaggtttggaactctttgttattggtctattaaacaATATAAGTTACCGCCTGGTGATATCACCAGGCAAGCCAAAACTACCGCCCATGCAAagctgctgattagaaggtcctgtgcaGAGTGTATTTTTCAACCGGAAACTATTAGGAAATAACACAGATCAAATGTtcacacacttttacagtgttagtttcatcagctgttgtaaaATATGATAAAACACAGGGGGAAAAATGCCTTTTGAATGCAGAGGGTGTATATAAACTTGTGATGCTTGAAAGCATGGCGAGTTagtttctggtgtgtgtgtgtgtgtgtgtgtgtgtgtgtgtgtgtgtgtgtgtgtgtgtgtgtgtgtgtgtgtgtgtggaaaacaaGTATGAGGGTTTGCGGACAGGCTAGAATGAAAGGCGGTCGGGTCGGTGTGTGGGACAGAAAATATATGTAGGGTTCAAAAAGTACTTGCACTCAAAACCATGACAAGGAATAACCCAAGGAGGGGTTATAGTATGATTCATTTAATCCATGCTCAAAAGAATACAAAAAGTTAGTGCTAATGAAGATGTAAAAAACGGGGCATACGTTTCAGCCTTCTGCTTAATAGTGTGAGGCCAGTTACCTGATCTCTGATGAGATCTTTGTACTGGATGACGATGCTGTCGTGTTGCTCCAGAGtcttcttcacctcctcctccttcttctcctcctcgcTCGTCTTGTGGACCGCTTTCGTTATCACGCCtgtggacggacacacacacaattaacagGGGTAAAACCAGCCAAGAGAAGAGCAAAGACACCAACACAAACAGAGTTTTGATTTGTGGTTCTGGTTGTACTTGGCTTAgagtcaaatcaaagtgtattggttgGGTACACGGATTTgaagatgttatcgcaggtgcattGAAATGCTTGAGGTTGTGGTTGTATTTTGGTTAGGTTATGGTATAATGGAGGTTACTTATGCCAACCTTCCAGTTCTTTGACCAGCTTGGTGAACTCGTGGTCAAACAGCATCTGTTCAGGGGAGGGGAAGACGGGCTGGGGCTTCTGTGCAGCACGGGAGTACAGCTCGTGTTTAGTGACGAAGCCCAGCTTCTCCACAAAGTTCTCCTTCCCAATGCGCTTCTCGATCAACTGCTTCAGCTTCTCTCTGGGGGAGGACAAGACAGGCAGGGTTAGCATTAAGGGAAAgaaaagggggaaacctagtcagttgcacaactgaacgcattcaacagacatttaacccaacccctctgaatctggCAGCTCATAGTTCTTGTTCTCATTGTAGTGGCATCACTGTGTGCTGTAACTGCTGGTGTAGAAAGGCTGTGTGTATGAGACAACCCGGGCTCAAATAGGGTTTGGAATTTTGAAGCTATTATAATATTGGTTCCAAGTTCAATCAAACAAGCATTTGAAAATCATTTTTGAACCTCGGCCTAGTATGAGAGGGTAGGCGTTAATATTTGGGTAGAAGATGTCATACTTGATGTAGTTTTAACTGCGGTTATGAGAGGTATGAGAGTGAGAGGATGCATTAGTATGAGGGTTAGAACGTTCTACTTGGTGTAGTTATTATGAGGGTCGTAGTTAGATATAACTACACCAAGTAGTACAAGGGTCGCAGTTAGATGTCCTACTTGGTGTAGTTATTATGAGGGTTGTAGTTAGATGTCATACTTTGTGTAGTTCTCCAGAGAGTTGTCGTTGTAGTAGATGCAGATACCCAATAGGAGGGCACAAAGGCCCTGCACCAGCCTCTCATCCTCCCCCAGGTTCTCAGAGATCTGACCTGTCAGCTACAGGGCATCAGGGGTCAAGGGTCACAGCAACATAGGGGATTTAATGGCAACAAGGCCTTTCTCAAGAGAATTTTCAATGAAACAATACACTGGTGCATACATTGGCATCCACTGTGTAGCGTTGATCTCTCTTATTCTCTTAGCAACACAAGACATAGGGCCTCAGGAACATCCATGCAATAATGTATGCAATGTATACACTATCCTGTATGTGGGGAACGAACACAGAGAGGAGTTGGTTATAGGACAGACTGCACTAACAGGCTAACAGTAGATATTCCAGCCATCTGAGTAAAAGGAAGTGCAATAGAACAGTGATGTGGAGCTAGTTGGTTTGTTGAAGGAGGATACGAAGGGGACGTTCTCCTGGTTGTGCAGGAAGTGTGTGACAGCGATGGGACAGTTACTGATCCAGGTACAAAGCAGCATGAGGAGACCGACCCGCGTCTGCACTTTACTGCCCTGTGGATgagacgcgcgcacacacacgcacacacacacaaagtcttaAGAAACACACTCACAAATATAGCACTGTCACATCAGCATAGGGGTGAGTAAAAGGTATTGAACATGAACATTGTGTACAGAGCCTGATGATGGCCTGGGATCCAGAACTTCAACCCCTCAGCAAAACAAGACTCATGTAAGGTTTAGTCTAGTGCTGGACCACATCCTGGTCTCTGTGTCAGAACAGAACTCCTCCTCAACATGGAGAGTAAGTTCATTTAGCTGGGTTCAATTCAAACGCCTGTCCCCCCACATTATAATGAGGGATGTCTTATTTTTCCTGTTTAAGACAACTTGTCATTGCATCTCCTTCTGTCCAATTAAATCAGTCTCCTGAATATCTCCGGACGACACGTTTGATTTAAACCAACTAAATAAACAGCATTTTAAGGGCGAACAAAATGAATTGATATTTCTAAACTATTCCCAACTGGGACATTTAAGGTTGAATAGGAACTTTCTAATATAACTTGATGTCATGAAGACTAACATTAGGAAAATGGTGTGCTGGTAGCTACAATAAAAATGCAATTCTGTTGGCACATGGTGAACTTTTGAATTGTATTTTTCCCTCTTGAGTTCTGTTGGGAAAAACAACATTGTATCTAGCAGTTACACAGGAAATAGCATGTTATAAATGTTTCAAGAGTACCACGTTAGTGACTTCAATGCAGACCGTTAGTAATTAATAAAGCTATTGAGATACAACAAAGAAACTAAATCTAAATATGAACATTATTAATAAACCAGGGTTAGCTTAGGTCAAACATGCAGTGAATTTTATAGGATGACCAGAGTTAGTTCAGATCCTGTTAAAAACAACCTTTTCAGGAGCCTTAAGTGTTCAACAATATGCTGTTACTGTAGCAACGGCCTTGGTTACCATCACTACCTGCACCACAAAAGGATGATGAAACTCCTCTGCAGCTTAGCTAAGCAGgtgatacaacaggactgataAATGTTACTGCATGGAAGGAATATAATAGCATATTGGCACATTCGTCATCCTCTACACAATCCACAAGAGCCCAAATCTAACTATTTAGGCATTCACATACAAAAATAACTAAGATATCAAGCTGAGGCACGGCTGCTAAATGTAGCGGACAACACATGCAAAGCTAAAGCCTCTGTGTAGTGAGTCTTTAGGAGTGGCGACCACAAAGAGAAAGGGATGATAATAAAGTGGCTTTACAGTATCCATGCATGGTCATGGGAATAAGAAGAAGAAAGGCTGCTGGCGTAATGATATGCAGTGAGTGATGGGCACTATTGAGTTACCACACGTAAACTGCATTATTCAGGCATGTTTGTGTGCCAaaaggcaccatattccctatacagtgcactacttttgaccagagccctgggctGTGTACTATAAAAGGaaaagtgtgccatttgggaggcaatgCAGACCTCTCCTGTTGTGAGGGCGATGAAGGGTGTGAGAAAGGAAAGAGGGTTCATTCCAAATGGAGGTCAGTAAGTGACAATAAATAGTAAAGATGACATGGCATACTATCAAACCATAAGGAAATCACCTTTTCAGATTTAGCCTCCAATGGGGACGTAATGCAAAAAACACCAAATGTTTGAGAAGGGGGGCAGgaggagaaaaaaagggggaaCACAAACAATCACAATAGTTAATTGGATAATCTTTGGCCCCGGGTGAAACGGTACGTTTTATAACGGATAATGCTGCCACCTAGAGTACAGGAGGAAAAATAGCATTGGTGAAAATAATAATGCCAGTAACCCCTCTCACAAGAGATCAATAGCGGAACAGACAGAGTACCACAGTGGTTGCTGCATCCTTCCAGGACAGTCAAGTCCCCATAGAACGGACACAGCAAAGGGGTCAAGGGTCAAAGCATGGGATTGGGGGGTCAGTACCAGTATAGAACTCGACAAACACGGGTGAGATAGGCAAACAGAGGGCTTTAGGCACGAAAACAAAACAGGGAAGCCAAAACGTAACCCCCAACGTAAGGAGCATATAGGAGGATCCTGCTGATACCAAAGCAAAACCATGACAGACAGGTGCTGCCCACACCCCAGATACTCACCCTCCGGTTGATCTTATCCCCCTGCAAAACCACAACAACCTTACGTGACACTTGGCAACTTCAAACACAAGCAACAGGTTGACTGTCTGAGAACCACTCCCCACTACTGTGGTAGGAGCCCAAATGACAGCCTATTCAAAGGTAGtgtactgtaaagggaatagggtgccatttgggagccaTAACATGACAAAGGTGACCTGAAAACCTGGAGTGACAAATGATCAACTATTTGAATCTAAGGCAATACTTTCAAACCAGACAGAGACACCTTTCAAACCAGACAGAGACACCTTTCAAACCAGACAGAGACACCTTTCAAACCAGACAGAGACACCTTTCAAACCAGACAGAGACACCTTTCAAACCAGACAGAGACACCTTTCAAACCAGACAGAGACACCTTTCAAACCAGACAGAGACACCTTTCAAACCAGACAGAGACACCTTTCAAACCACCCTCTCTGTTGCTTATGTTTCACTAATAAGACGTTCAAAACGGCACTTTTAGTTTGCAAACTAATATTTCAGCTACAACTCTCCCGCTATGGTGCTAACCCTTTGGTCCAGTCTCCCCCCACGTAGCATgttagcctgtctgtctgtgtggtgtaccTGTGAGAGGATGTTGGTGCACTGCTGCAGCAGGGAAACGGGGGGCTTGCCCAGGCTGGTGGCCAGCTGCACCCGGAGGAGCTGCTCTTTCTGGGTCAGGTTGTCCTGCAGGGCGTGGGCCAGGGCCACTGCAGCACACCAGTTAGACAGGGAGTCAGCCGAGAACAGGCCCCCGCACAGCAGCTGGCCCGCCGAGATGGAGTTggctgaggagggagagagccgGAGGGAGAGGGAATAAAGCAATAGAGATATGTAGATTAGTTATGCCTCCGTTCCACTATATTTTTCCACTAGAGAATAATAAGCAAataacctacagtatattagTCATAAGTAACATTTTATTACATGCAATCTACAGTTGTACAGTGTGGTCATAACCTTGTAATAACAACACATTCAGTATGGAGGTTCAGAGTAACTGAACTGACCGTCGATGGTGGAGGGCAGTAGGGTGGCTACGATCTCCCCCTGGCCCTTCTGGTTCTTGTAGAGAAAACACTGGAAGCAGTAGAGAACGGCACAGCGCAGCACGAACGGCTGCCTCTCGTTGACCATGGACATCAGCAGCACCACTATGGCAGGTCTGGAATCAGGGGATAAGGGTTTTTAGAGATTACCTTCACTCGGTGGCTGTGCTATAACTGATTACAGTCCTCTGTCTGGGGGAACTCACCTTGGGGGGTTGGAGGGAGCGTTGACAGATGCAAAGTAGTCCTGGTTGATCTGTGAGCCGCGGATCACCTCCGATACAGTGTTGATGGTCTGAGAGGAGAAAGAATGAGTGACATAGTGGTACAAACACAAAGCACACATCAGTATGAACAACAGTAATCACTGATCTAACACAATAAGTAGAAAGAAAATAAAGGCTTTTTGGTCCACTCCAACAGTCTTCTACGTTACCTCAGTGAGTATGTCAGCAGGCACACCAGTGGCCATGAGGATGGTGCAGAGCTGCTGCAGCAGGCCACACTGGTACATTGACTTCTGACAACTACTGGTGGCTCCAGGAGAGTTGACCGGGGAGACCATGACTCGCACCAACTGGACCAGAGAagagatggaaagatgagacacAGTGCTACGGTGAACATACTCTACACCACAACCAATCCTGGCCATGCGTGGTACAGTGAACTGCACAGACCCTAATAGTTGAGCATAACAGACCATGACACTGCTCTGTCAACTGCTCAGGGCTCAAAACTCCCATTCTCCCTGAATTAAATGTAACATCAGGACTGTGGTGTGTCCTACCTGCAGCATGAGGTGGAGGTTGGTGACCTTTTGGGCGGACCAGCCAGAGTTGTCGTCTCCCACCTCGAACCAGGGCTTCATCCTCTGGATGTAGGAGCCCTCCTTGAAGAAGTTCTGGTTGGAGCTGTTGTTCTTCAGCAGGTTGACGAGCAGCAGGAGACAGTCCTCCACTACGATACCTGGACAGAGACGAGATGGAGGGTGGATTTCTGTCAAGAAATGTGTGAAGATTGTTGATTTTATCGCTTAAAATTCTATTTATTAAGAAATGGATTCATTGCCAATTTTCTAGAGTGCAAGTATGGAGAGTGGATGTTGACCAGTGTGAGTGAACTGAAATGtcattttaaatcaaatcaaatgtaatttatttagaaATGGATTCATTGATTGCCAATTAGCTTGAGTGTATATATGGCACGACTCCTCCATTCGACTTCACCTCCATCACTGCTGCCCTCCTCTGTTATGATATCTAGGAGACGCTCGAAAGCGTTCTCAAACGCCACGATCTTCTGGATGGCCGCGTTGCCTTTGGTCAGCTGCTGCAGCAACAGGAGACCCTGAGGGAATACGATCAAAGTAGCTCTGATGTAGTGATCATATATCCAGAGAAACAGAAACAACAAGCCCAGGTATAAGACCAGCTAGTATGATTTTGGGATGGTTTCCCAGAAACAAGACGCGCTTTTTTAGTCGAAGACTTCATCCGTGTCTGGGAAACCGGCCCAATGTCTTGTCTCAGCAGAAAGATAAGCTAGCAGATTGTAGCTTGTTCCTGTGGCTTTACGGTCTTACTCCTAAAGACCATCTGAAGCAGCAGTCAGTAGGAGTAGTACTCACATCATTACGGATGACTTCTCTGGAGTCAGCTAATAGGTCCATCAGTCTAGAAACACCTgcaggggagagagacggaccaTTAACAAAATACAACTCAGAGACCAGCCAGGCAAATCAGTCAGAAAATAACTCTAATTAGCATACTTGACCATTAGTAGTCATATGCTCTAGGGAAGAAAATAGACAAGACTAACACTTCTTGTCATACTACTTCACCAGTGAGAGAGAAACAAATGTTGAGAGGATAAATCAAATCACAACAGCTGATTTTGGGTCAGTTGTTGGTGTGGGCTGATGTCAGACAATTCAGCAGCAGCTGATTCCAGGTCATTTGTTAGAGGACTCACCCATAGGGCTGACCAGGATGACTCCCTGGACCTGGTTACACTGGTTCTTCAACAGAGCGGTGAGCAGCTTCACTCCTGGCCACCGCACGTGGAAGTCAAACTCCTGAAACAGGCAGGAAGTCAGTGTCACAGGCAGGGAATCAGTGTCACAGGCAGGGAATCAGTGTCACAGGCATGGTGGGAAATCAACCACACCCTTGTAATCCTGTATATAAGCAGTGCAGATTTGAGGCTTATGCTTATATTCTTAAATCTGAAACCAGCTGGTCTGAAAACCACCACGCACAATGGGTCTCCAGGTCTGGTTAACACTGAGACCATGGGTTAGAGACTACGATCTTTCATAAAAGACAACGTAGATGTTTGGGTCTCTGGTCTGTTTACCTCTAACAGAGTCAGTAGTAGTGTCACGTTCTCAGAGTCGCCGAGGAACTTGTCAGTGAACAGGACTCCCAGGTCTTCCTCCTGCTTCTGGGCGTTCTCATCTGAAAAGGTCAAAGGTCACAAGGTTTAAAGACCTCTGGGTGTGCCATGTTAGGCAGGTAGTTGCCCCGAGACATGGCTACTATACATAGGCAAGGCTGGAGGGAGTCATAGAATAATGCTTGTTCACAGACATCAATCTCACCTAGGCACCATACCAATGTTTTGATCTAAAAATCACTTGAGCCCTAGTATGAATTGATCTTTATTAAGGACTGATTTGTGAATCTGTGCAGTACCTAGTTCAGACTGACCCTCATGAATAGGACCAGGAGTTTGTcctcctgaccatgtgacctggcaGGAAAAACTCCAGGTCCTTATCCTACTCATGAACAGGCttcagagaaagacagacagggggagagatggagggggcaaTTGGGATAAGGGTGTTGATGGTCGGGGGTTGAGGTAGGCTAGCACCAGAGGTAGGTaggcaggagggggggggggggttagcgaGAGGGGAGGTGTTAGGGCACGGTGAATTGGTTCACATTCAGTCTAAAAGCACACAAAAGTACTGGAGCATCGTATTATAGACAACACACTCAATTATCTAGGGTTCTAGGCTAAATATAATATTTCACATCAAGAACAACCAGCTGAGACGTTCTGTAATACTAGAATAACCTCACCACAGTGAACATGGTTTCAAATGTACAACTGTGAGGAAGAGGATGCTTTTGGAATCTAACATTCCTCTTTTGGAATCAAAACGTCTTCCTCCCAACATCCCGTGCAGAGTGATTTGCGTTTGACTAGATATGCTAAGAGAAATGGGAAGAGAAACACTGCAGGACaggagagaggctgaggtagGAGTGGTATTAGTGACATGTTATTACCACccagtcattactatattaaaccATACTTCCCAGTCCAACACATTTTAGTGAGGTTAGTTCAGTTGACTAGTAACCACACCATGAGGGCTAGTTAGTCTACAGTGCTAGTACTGACCAGACACAGGCACGTTCTTATGCTTCCCTGAGACAGGGATAGGGGGTGCGGCCGCCATGTCTGTAAGAAGGGGGGAGTGGAAGAGATTGAAGCCCCATCCAAGTCAGATGATTCGACTCATACACAATACAGAAATATATCCCTAGTGTTTGTTAATGGGTTCTGCCAAAGCACTGCATTTCAGACTAACAACCTACTGTGCACCACAGGAGAGCTAGAAATCAAAACAACCCGCGGAGAAGAACGATGCATATCATTTACAAGAAGCGTCGCTAGTGGTTGGGGGGGGACGTCATGCACAAACAAGAGTTTTACCTTCAGATTCGTCTGTAGAGTTATAAcatgaaagagaagagagagatgacaaTCTTTACATACATAGCAATtaacatcgagagagagagaaatggggcgAGTGTGGAAGAGGGCGACAGGGTCCATTTTGATTTGAAGTCCAATTAATTGGCAGTAATTTAACTCAATTACACATGCTATTGTTACTAGGACAGGACTTGCTTGTTGTCATTCAAAAGCATTTTTCCCAAAAAGGATGATTGTTTTTAACTGCATGTTCAAAAACAGAGGCTCCGCTCTATAACAAAATACTAAATTATTGACAGTTCTGGGGCCTGTTCACAACCCTCTGTGGAAGAGGACTAGGTTTTTAACACCTAAACACCTTGTTCCTCCTCTTCATCGTTGCAGATGATATTATAGAGTGTGTCCAAAGCGTAGCCAAGGATTTCAGAGTCCGACCTGCAGAAAATGGGAGGGGTAGGATATCAACACAACAAGCACTGCTTTCGTCCCCTAAGTCCCTGAAGTATTAAGTACTCTTAGCAACGACCGAGCACCATGCAAAATGCTCGCCTTAAATCACCCCACCACACTATTACAATGTGCTAGAGAGCAGCGGAGGGCAAGGGATCAGTATAAAGCTCTTAATcataaaaccacacacacaaacatacctgTCAGTTTGCAGTATGTGAACCAGGTGGTCCATAGCCTGAGTGCCAACTTCCAAGCGATATTTCTACAAATCAAAACCAACAGTCAAGTCAGGAGAACAGTAAGTGATTGTTTCACCCTAGGCAGCCCTTGGATCAGAGAGGATGTGACTTTTTGCTTTAACTCGAAGCTATGCCTGTTTTGCCCCTGTGCTCCCCCTAAGTGTTGATATATGCCGCCCGTGTCTGCATGAACAATACACGTTTTAGCTCCACACATGACCTTAGGCATAAGTATAATACATTCTGAAAGCAGAGTTAAATAACAGAACAGTGGTTTGCTTTGTGCCATCTCTGATCTGATAAGACAGACCTGTGTGATTAGTTACCCCTCAACTTTGAGTAGAACCTACTGGGGCCAAACAGAGCTAATGCAATTCAACAACTCCCAGCTCTAGCTGGTCTGTTTCTTTGGCTAGCGTTGTTTTTCCCTGGTCTGTGTGTGACCCCATACCCCTAAACCCCTTATTCATGCCTGATAAACTCATTACTCATGGTTGACGAGGCAGCTAgtggccagtcagtcagttatggCCGAGAGGTCTCTAGACCTTTAATACAGTAGAGAGTAGGGACTGAGGGAATGAGTCAGGTTTTCAGTAAGGCTGCATGTCAATAATTGCCTTCTTTTCCTCAACATTGCTTTTTCTGGACCAGTGAACACAAGGAGCCAACCAATAGGTACCCTCCTTATTCATTGGTTGCACATTTAGTCACAATACTGTTTGGAACGTTCATTTTAAATTTGATTAAATAGTCTTTAGCCCCCGTTCAGAAAGACTACCATCTGTCAGACATCAATAGGCTGCGGCATCTGTAGAATGTTGATAACAATGGCAACGATGCGACCAAGTGACAGAGGTGCAACCCATGAATTCCTACATTACCTTCCCCAGTCTTTCTTTCCTGATCAGTGTATGGAGGAAAGGTGGCGAAATAATGAGGTGATTTAAGAGGATTGAGACAGGGCCCACCCCAGACTGTTTAGATAGAGCCTGAGGATGAGTACACAGAGTGGAGGTGATAAGGGGATGTGTCCCTGCTCACAAGATAACGAACATCAAAAGAGAACTCTAGCGATGTTCACTTAAAACAATGCACAGGAGAAAAGCTCGTATTTAGATAAGGCCTAGGCTCATCATAAATGGTCTTTGCAGCCTCAATGCTTTAACATGTATTTATCAATAATGAGTAACAATTAACAGTGTAACAATGGTACAATCATGACACAACAATAGTGCATCAGTGTAACTATTGAGATTAGCCTAATGCAATTGTCTCCTACCTTTGAGAGCGATTTAAGGGCTCGGACAGCGTCCCTGCGATCCTCCAGGAGTGTGGAGGAGGCCACACGGTCACACAGCTTATGGATCTGTGGTTCAATCAAAATAATTAATGGTTAATACAACATGTTAAGGGAAaggatctacagctgcaccatggagagcatcctgactggttgcatcaccgcttggtatggcaacagctcagcctccgaccgcaaggcactacagaaggtagtgcgaatagcccagtacatcactggggccaagcttcctgccctccaggacctctataccaggcagtgtcagagggaggccctaaaaattgtcaaagactccagccaccctagtcagactgttctctctgctactgcatggcaagcggtaccggagcaccaagtctaggtccaagaggcttctaaaacagcttctacccccaagtcataagactcctgaacatagagtcaaatggctacccagactatttgcactccccccccctcctcctcttcacaccactgctactctgttgtcatctatgcatagtcactttaataactctacctcaactaaccggtgctcctgcacattgactctgtatcggtatccccctgtatatagtctcgctattgttattttagtgCTGCTCTTTAATCTCTTATTCTAATCCTGATTTTATGAGCCCCTAACtaacaactgcattgttggttaggtgctcataagtaagcatttcactgtataaggtctactacacctgttgtattcggcgcatgtgactgaTACAAATTGATAggggatacttagtcagttgcACAAGTGAATCCGTTCATTTAACCCAActactctgaatcagagaggtgcggggggctggcATAGTCGACATCCACATCATCGGCAGCAGAGTATTAGTTGTTGGGAGTTAGCTGCCAGGACAGAActgcagatttttccaccttgccagcAAAAAAACAGCGACCTTTtgcttactggcccaacgctcttaaccactaggctacctaccatccccTGTAATCACGTACTAATACATAGACTTACATCCACTGCAGATTCAGGACAATGTGTTCAATCTAAGTTCagccaaatcaaatgttatttgtcacatgcttcgtaaacaacaggtgtagactaacagtgaagtgcttacttacaggcccttcccaacaatataGAAAAGCAATaacaagtaataataaatacaaaatgagtAGCGATAACTTGGCTCTACACGCGGGGTACCAGtatcgagtcgatgtgcaggggtacgaggtaattaaggtagatatgtacatatacctAGGAATATAGAGACTAGGTAATAGGATAGCAATGTGTGTGAGGAGTcaaaaaagttagtgcaaaaaaggtcaatgcagatagtccgggaaGCTATTGGGTTAACTAtttagaagtcttatggcttgagggtagaagttGGTCAGGGTCCTgttgttccagacttggtgcatcggcaccgcttgccgtgcggtagaacagtctatgacttaggtggctggagtggagtctgacaatttttagggccttcctgtgacaccgcctggtatagaggtcctggatggcagggagctcggccccagtgatttactgggctgtacgcactaccctctgtagcgccttgcggtcagatgccaagcagttgccataccaggcggtgaggcagccagtcaagatgctctcaatggtgcaactTTGAGCatgagggcccatgacaaatcttaTCAGCTTCCTGAGGGCGAAGAGGCATTGTTGTTCCATCATgactgttggtgtgtttggaccatgatagatccttactGATGTGGACTCCgacgaacttgaagctcttgacccacTCCACATCAGCCATGTTGATGTGAACTGGGGGTGTgttcggccctccatttcctgtagtccacgatcagctcctttgtcttgctcacgttgagggcgAGGTTgtggt
This genomic stretch from Oncorhynchus kisutch isolate 150728-3 linkage group LG7, Okis_V2, whole genome shotgun sequence harbors:
- the LOC116374652 gene encoding general vesicular transport factor p115-like isoform X7 — encoded protein: MTMNFFRGVMGGQPAGPQPTGAETIHKLCDRVASSTLLEDRRDAVRALKSLSKKYRLEVGTQAMDHLVHILQTDRSDSEILGYALDTLYNIICNDEEEEQDENAQKQEEDLGVLFTDKFLGDSENVTLLLTLLEEFDFHVRWPGVKLLTALLKNQCNQVQGVILVSPMGVSRLMDLLADSREVIRNDGLLLLQQLTKGNAAIQKIVAFENAFERLLDIITEEGSSDGGIVVEDCLLLLVNLLKNNSSNQNFFKEGSYIQRMKPWFEVGDDNSGWSAQKVTNLHLMLQLVRVMVSPVNSPGATSSCQKSMYQCGLLQQLCTILMATGVPADILTETINTVSEVIRGSQINQDYFASVNAPSNPPRPAIVVLLMSMVNERQPFVLRCAVLYCFQCFLYKNQKGQGEIVATLLPSTIDANSISAGQLLCGGLFSADSLSNWCAAVALAHALQDNLTQKEQLLRVQLATSLGKPPVSLLQQCTNILSQGSKVQTRVGLLMLLCTWISNCPIAVTHFLHNQENVPFLTGQISENLGEDERLVQGLCALLLGICIYYNDNSLENYTKEKLKQLIEKRIGKENFVEKLGFVTKHELYSRAAQKPQPVFPSPEQMLFDHEFTKLVKELEGVITKAVHKTSEEEKKEEEVKKTLEQHDSIVIQYKDLIRDQDTQIQELREQVSTLSLNSEQMQNQITQQQSQIQQHKDQYNILKLKLGKDSQGLSSSHGEGAHVNGLHSEELSQLREEVEELRRQHTLQHTQLSDKDSLINTLRCGAAAAAQTAEGGAGGSDNTELLGEVESLRSRVQAQCAEISQLQTERLELIRRAEAVSSAPASSSESSADTVTVSELESRLAAQTTEAERLKEECRGLREGHAGLEQQLASAQSTVAIEQTEKTKLQQEVQESKKEQDDLLMLLADQDQKILNLKQRLRDLGETIDEDEDEIDARDQFGEDDDDDDDEEEDEENND
- the LOC116374652 gene encoding general vesicular transport factor p115-like isoform X8, translating into MSRIRTWSFSCQVTWSGGQTPGPIHEGQSELDENAQKQEEDLGVLFTDKFLGDSENVTLLLTLLEEFDFHVRWPGVKLLTALLKNQCNQVQGVILVSPMGVSRLMDLLADSREVIRNDGLLLLQQLTKGNAAIQKIVAFENAFERLLDIITEEGSSDGGIVVEDCLLLLVNLLKNNSSNQNFFKEGSYIQRMKPWFEVGDDNSGWSAQKVTNLHLMLQLVRVMVSPVNSPGATSSCQKSMYQCGLLQQLCTILMATGVPADILTETINTVSEVIRGSQINQDYFASVNAPSNPPRPAIVVLLMSMVNERQPFVLRCAVLYCFQCFLYKNQKGQGEIVATLLPSTIDANSISAGQLLCGGLFSADSLSNWCAAVALAHALQDNLTQKEQLLRVQLATSLGKPPVSLLQQCTNILSQGDKINRRGSKVQTRVGLLMLLCTWISNCPIAVTHFLHNQENVPFLTGQISENLGEDERLVQGLCALLLGICIYYNDNSLENYTKEKLKQLIEKRIGKENFVEKLGFVTKHELYSRAAQKPQPVFPSPEQMLFDHEFTKLVKELEGVITKAVHKTSEEEKKEEEVKKTLEQHDSIVIQYKDLIRDQDTQIQELREQVSTLSLNSEQMQNQITQQQSQIQQHKDQYNILKLKLGKDSQGLSSSHGEGAHVNGLHSEELSQLREEVEELRRQHTLQHTQLSDKDSLINTLRCGAAAAAQTAEGGAGGSDNTELLGEVESLRSRVQAQCAEISQLQTERLELIRRAEAVSSAPASSSESSADTVTVSELESRLAAQTTEAERLKEECRGLREGHAGLEQQLASAQSTVAIEQTEKTKLQQEVQESKKEQDDLLMLLADQDQKILNLKQRLRDLGETIDEDEDEIDARDQFGEDDDDDDDEEEDEENND